The nucleotide window GCACATTTTGCGATGATGTGGAGTTTAGCTGCGAGGATGCTGGCAGAAGCGACATTAGCTTTTTAAAAGAGATTACTGACGCAGTCATAGCAGCAGGGGCTAGTACTATAAATTTACCAGACACCGTCGGCTACCGCCTACCACACGAGCTAAGCCAGATGATAGCTACTATGGTTGAGTTTGTCAATAATAGAGCCATCATCTCAGTGCATAATCACAATGACTTAGGGCTTGCTACAGCAAATAGCCTAGCCTGCATACAAGCAGGAGCTAGGCAGGTAGAGTGTACGATAAACGGCATAGGCGAACGTGCTGGAAATGCAGCACTTGAGGAGATAGTTATGGCGCTAAAGACTAGAGCCGATATATTTGCGCCACTTCACACTGGCATAATCACAAAAGAAATTTATCCAACAAGCAGGCTAATAGCAAGCATAACAGGCATCGAACCTCAGCCAAACAAAGCAATAGTAGGCAAAAACGCCTTCGCTCATGAAAGCGGAATCCATCAAGACGGCATGCTAAAACACAGGCAGACTTATGAGATTATAAGTGCAGCCGATATAGGCATAGAAGCTGATACTCTTGTCCTTGGCAAGCACAGCGGCAGACATGCATTTAAAGACAAGCTAGCACGCCTAGGCTATGAGCTAAGCGAGGAGGCGCTAAATGAGGCGTTTGATAAATTTAAACTCCTAGCCGATAAGAAAAAAGAGGTCTTTGACGATGATATAAGAGAGATTGTGGCGAATGAATTTATCAAAATAGACGAGGTTTACGAGCTAGTAAGCCTAAGCGCAGCAGGCAGCAACAAAGCCCACACAAGCGCTGCTATCACGATTAAAAACGAAGGCGAGCTAAAAAGCGATGCAAGCCTGGGAAATGGCGTGATGGACGCTATTTTTAAAGCAATTGACAGAAGCACTGGCACAAAAGGCGTACTAAAAGACTATCAAGTCCGCGCAGTCTCAAGCGGCAAGGACGCAATGGCAAAGGTAACCGTAAAGGTAAAATTTGAAGGAGCAAAAACGGTAACTGGGCATGGGCTTGATGTAGACACAGCCACAGCAAGCGCCAAAGCCTACCTGAACGCGTTAAATAGCTACCTTTGTAAGGCTTAAGCTTTTTTGCAAAGCCCACCTAGCTTTATCTTAGAGGACTTTAAACAGGGATTAAATTTATCCCTGTTTTTTAAGGTTTGGTGCGTCATGAGCATAATTTTAATGCAAAGCTTAGGACTATACTTAATGCCTTTAAATTTATAAAGGCTAAATTATCAGCTAATAAACACTAACCGCAGCATATACAGCCACAGCTCTAAGGCACAAACTAGCTGCTATTACAGCGCACTCACAAGCAAGTACCGACACGCTAAATCTACCCAGTCTAAATCCGCCAAAGCTAGCCAAAAGCGGCACCACTACGCCAAGCCCAACAAAGCCAAACCAAAACATCAGCCAAAACTCGCCACTTAATATCGCCACCACACTAGCGTATCCAGCATCAGTAGCACTAGCACCAAAAAGCCAAAGCCCAGCCACCGCTAGCTCACAAAATGCAAGCACAAGTGAGATATTTTTAAGCCTAGTGGGTAAGCTTGCCTTTGATTTAAGCTCATAAATAAGGCAAAGCGCAAGCCCACTTGAAAGAGCAGAAAGCACAAATAAAAGCGGCAAAAACGCATTATGCCAAAGCGAAAAAGCCCTAACAGCATAGAGCAAAAGCCCAGTATAGCCCATAGTCGCCACGCTTAGCAAAAGTCCCAAAATCCACGCCCAGCCAAAGCCTCTAAGCCTAGAGTAAAATATACTAAAAAGCCAAAAACAAGCCAGCACCCACGTACCAAGGCTCATCATAGAATACGGATGAAAGAGCAAATTTAAAATTTTAAAAGGATTAAGCGTAGCCAAATCAAAAAGCAAAAGCAAAATCCCAACACCGATAAGATATGGCGTAATAAAAAATGCACGCTTGCTAAAATCCTCACTCACCTCGCCTAAAAGCCCACGCTCTGCTAGCAAGCCAAAAGCAAACGCCCCAGCCCCAAGCCCTCCTAAAAATAGGTAAAGCACTATCATAAATCCCCAAATTTCTTGTTGCATTTTATTCTCCTTGTGCGGTTAAAATTTCGCTATAAGTAGCGAAAAGCTGAGCAAATTCCAGCCACTCTGGGCTGGGGTTGGCTGCTTTTATATTTAGGGCAAACTGGCTAAACCAAAGCCCGCAGTGCTGGGATATAAACTCACGCCTAGCCCCTAAAGCTACCTTATCGCAGCTTAGCGCCTTTAGGCCTAGGAAGTGTAAAAACTCAAGCTCATAGCCTACATAATCATCAGCATATTCGCCCCCAGCACGCCTAATGCCAGCCCTTTCGTAGCTCTGCCTTACACTAGCGCAACGCTGCGAAAACAGCCCCTGTCCAAAATAAGCGCTCTCGTAAGGAATGGCCTTAGGCTTAAATAAAAACAGCTCATTAAATTCCCACCTAAACTCATCTGCCCTCTCATCACTTAGGCTAAGCTGGCTAAAAAACTGCCCCATATTATCAAGACTACTTCCCTCTAGCCCAGCGCACAGGCTGCTAAGGCTAGCAAGCAGGCTTTTATCTATGGGCAGTAAAAATATCCGCCTAAAAATATCCTCAGCTAAAACGAGAGTGGCTAGATTATTCATAGCTTAGCTTTATGCGTGGATAAAATCTCACATTTGGCTTTGTAAATAGATACTTAAAGCCACTCATCTGCTTTTGCAGTCCTTCATTATCCGCTAGGCTAATATCGCCTATTTTCAGCACATCACACGGACAGCCCTGCACGCAGGCTGGCAGCTCGCCACGCTCTAATCGCTCGGCGCAGAGATTGCACTTTTGTGCTTTGCCGTCTTTGCCCTTGCTTATAGCGCCGTATGGACAGGCTAGTAGGCAGTATCCGCAGCCAATGCAGCGTGAGTGGATTGTATTTACTATGCCATTACTTAGCTTTTCGTATGCCCCAACAGGACAGACGTTTAAGCAGGCTGGGTCATCGCAGTGGTGGTAGGAGTGAGTGAGATAAATTTCTTTCTGCCTTGAGTGCTCGTAAATCTCGATTGTGTCGACTTTGCGCCAGTTTATCTCTGGGTCTTGATTGTGATAGACTTGGCAAGAAATTTCACAGGCCTTACAGCCTATGCAGAAGTTCTGATCGAAAATAAATCCTAATTTTTGTGCCATTTTTAACCCCTATATTGCTTTTTTGCTCGTCTTACTTGAATAAAGCTAGCTGTGTATGTAGAGCCTTGCCCTAAATCGCTAATGCCGTCGCTGCATAGGGTGTTTGCCCCTGTGCCGGATTTTGTCGGCTTTAGCCAGATATTATTCCACGCGTAGCATATGCCAGGCTTTACTTGAGTGGTGGCTACAGCGGTAAAAATAGCCGTGCCTTTTTCGTTGGTGGCCTCAATTGTATCGCCGTCATTTATGCCACGTGCTTTCATATCATCAGCGTGCATAAATATCTCTGCGTTGCCGTTTCTTATCACACGCTTTGTGATATAAGGCATATTGCCCCAGTTTGAGTTATCCTGTAGCTGGGTGCCTGGGGTCATAAAGTATAGAGGGTATTTTTGCAGATATTTTTCGCCAAAATCCTTATGCTCTTTGTAATAATCCCAGTCGTCTTTTAAATCAATCACAGGGTGATAGCCCGCATCTTTAAAGGTCTTTGAGTATAGCTCGCACTTGCCACTTTCAGTTTTAAATTTCAAATCATCACTTGGCGAGTATGGGTAGTATGGGAAAAGCTCTTTCATCGTCTGCGGCGTGCGCATAGGCTTTATCCAGCCGATTTTCTTTAGCTTTTCGTAGGTGATGTTTTGGCTTCTTGCAAATGGAGTGTTTAGGAATTTACGACATACCGCCTCGCTGTTCCAGGTAAAGCACTTTTCTGTATAGCCCATCGCCTTTGCAAGAGCGTTAAAAAACTCCAAATTCGTCTTAGCCTCGCCTAGGGGCTTAACGGCCTGGGCGTTGTAGCACACATAGCCAGAGATTTGGTCATTTTGTATGTCCTCACTCTCCATAAACGTAACTCCAGGCAGCACGTAATCGCTCACGTCGCAGGTGTCTGTAAAGTATGGATCAATGGTAACTAAGAAAAAGTCCTCATCCATTACTCGCTTTTTAATTAGCTCTGTATTTGGCGCAGTTACCATTAAATTTGAATTGTAATTTATACACGCTCTAATTGGCGTTTTTATCGGCACGCCAAAGCTTGTTGCACCCTGTTTTTGAATTCCCTTGCCAAACTCGACGTAGTTTATGCTTTGGCGTTCTATCTTTTTGCCGTTTTTATCTTTTGGGGCTAAATCTGGCATACAGGCTTCAAAATTAAAACAGCCCTTAACGTGCACGTAAGCCCAAAATAGTCCGCCGCCGTGCTTATTTAGCGCACCACAAGCACAGGCAAAAACGTAACAGCCCGCACAAGACGCGCGCCATTAAAGTGTCGCTGACCGCCGTCGCCGTGCATAATGGCTGGGGCTTTTGCCTTTGCATACTCCCTAGCAAAGACCTTAATCTCATCAACGCTAACTCCACACATAGCAGCTAGCTCGCCGTAAGTATAAAGGCTACACTCCTTTACTAGCTCGTCAAAGCCCATTGCGTATTTGGCGACAAATTCCTTATCATAAAGCTCCTCTTCGATTAAGAATTTACACACCGCAAGGCAAAATGCCGGATCTGAGCTAGGGCGCAGCTGGATAAACATATCTGCCTGATTTGCCATAGGCACACGCACGGAGTTTATGACGATTATCTTGCCGCCTTTTTTCTTTACCCTGTGGGCAAATTTAACCCAATGCACCGCTGTGTAGGCCTCATTTGAGCCCCAGCTAATATACATATCACTCTCGTCAATCTCTAGTGCGTCCTTGCTAAAATCAGTCCCTATTACGCTCGGAGTGCCTACGTAGCGCGGCCAGTCGCAAGGGTTTCTAACAAGCCTTGTAGCGCCGTATTTTTCGAAAAAATTCCCAGGCGCTATAGTCTTGCTAATATGCCCTTCGTTGCCTGAATAAACAAACTCCGTAAGCGCCTCGCCGCCGTATTTTGCCTTTATCTCTTTTAGCTTTGCGGCTATTTCGCTTAGGGCCCTATCCCAGCTTATGCGCTCCCATTTGCCGCTGCCCTTTTTGCCTACTCGCTTCATAGGATACATCACTCGGTCGTAGTTGTATAGGTGCATAGCGTAGGTGTGGCCTTTAACGCAGGCTGTGCCTTGGGTTAGCGGGTGGGCTGGGTCGCCAGTAATGCCAGTCATTTTGCCGTCTTCTACCTGTGCGATTAGGGCGCAGGCGTCACGGCAGTTTCTAGGACAGGTAAGGTGGTGATACTGGGCGTTTTTGCCAGCTGGTGCTGGGCTAAAATCGGCCTCAAACTGCTCTAGGCCAAATAGCTCTGGCGTGCTACAGGCTGTGGCTGTTATGGCGGCTGTTTTTAAAAATTCTCGGCGTTGCATTAATTTTCTCCTTTGTATTGGATTATCTGTTTTGCCTTTTTTGGGCTCTTTTTGGGCTTCCCCCATTTGTGAATGGGGGCTTTTAAATTTACTCCACCGCCTTTTGTGGAATGGAGAGAATTTGATCCTTTGTAGGAGCTGGCTCATCTAATTTATCTAATGCCGGCTCGCTTGTGGCTGGCTTGGCTGGCTCATCCAAGACCGGCTCAGTCTGCACGACCTCAACACTTACCACCGGACAATCCGGCTTTTTTGGCTCAAGCTTTGGCGCAGCAAAGACAAAGACCCTATTTTCATCACCCTCTCTTGAGAATATATAAATTTTCTCATCTTTTAGGGCGATTGCCTGAGGGTTTGCCACCCCGCTAAAGCCGTATGCGGCATCGATTTTGTGCGTGTCTGGGTTTAAGACTAGGACGCTTGAGTAGTTTTTGCTTAGCAGATAAATAGCGTCTTTGCTGGCGTCAATGCCGGTTATATAGTAGCTATTAATCCCCTTGCCATCTTTTAGGCTTAGCCCCTGGCTAAGTGCTGGGATGTATTCGGCTAGCGGGAGCTTATCATCGCCGTCAAACTCGGCTATAGACCAGCTTGGTTTGAGATTATCCGGCACGCTTGCTATAATAAATTTATTAGATTTTGGCTCATAGTCCCAGCCTAAAATATACTGCTGCTTTGCCCTAATGGTAGAAAACCTGCCCTTGTTTGCCATATCGCTTAGCTTAAATTTATCATAGCCACTAAGCAGATGTTTCCACTGCTCGTTTTGCTCATCAGGGCTTAAATTTGGGGCGTATTCGTAGCTTACGAAGGTTTTATTATAACTTATCATTGCCGCTTCGCTTTGGTTGCTTGAGGCTGTTTTTACCCAGCTAGCCCCCACGCTATCTTCCATCTCCATTATAAAATGGCGGTCGTGCTTTAGGTATTCGTAATTAATAAATTTATCATCAGTGATATAAAGCTCATTGTAGCGGCTGCTTAGTGTCCATTTGCCACTTTCTGGCTCGTAATCCGCCCCTGTTATTGGATTATCATTTTCTAGCTTTAGCGTCAAAGTCTGAAGTGGCGCACCTAGACTTAGAGTGGGTGAAATTGGGGCGTTTTGATAGCTTAAATCAAAACTAAAGCCAAATGCCAGCGTGGCTAGCAGGCTTAGAGTTAGTGCTTTTTTCATTCTTTTGCTCCTTATTTTGGCAGATCTGGCAGATCTGGATTCCAATCAGCTCGCCAGTCGGCTTCGCTTTGCCAGTGGTCTTGTTCCCAAAACCATTTTTGCGGATCTAGGCTCATTCTTGCAGGGGTAGAGCTGGCTAGAAATGGCGGGTAGCCAGATGTGATGTAGGCTTGCAGGGCATTTAGACTGGTTATTATGATAAAGGCTATAAAGGCGGACTTGCTTAGGCGGTTTAGCCCTAGGTAGCGTCCATACTGGCCAGCTTCGCTTTTAGCCATCATCTGCCCTAAATTTGGCGTAAAAAGTAAAATCAGAGCCAAAAATACAAGCACGCAAAAATCCACCACCATAACCCAAAACTGAGTGTGTGCGCCAAGTATCTTTAGTCCAAAGCCCTGTCCGATGTCTAAATATCCGCCCCAAAGCCCATCTATGCTGTAATGCAAAAGGCCATTAAACAGCCCCCAGCAGGCAAGTAGCATAAGTGAAACTAAATAAATTTTTTTAATTCCGTACCTTAATATAAAAAGTCCAACCAAAGCTATGGCTATCATTGTAATTCTCTCAGCCCAGCACATAATGCAAGGACTATCCCCAAGCCCAAAACCAAGCACCACGCAGGCTATGCCAACTGGCAAAATAATAAGCCCAAGAACGGCGATTGAGATTAAATTTAAAAGCCGCCTTTCGCTTGCTAATAGCTCTTGCGTTGCCATATTTTCGTAACTCACCGCTGCCTCCTTATAAATTTCCAATAGGCACTATCGTCCAAAGATTTACATAAAACTCAAGCCCAACAAGTATCGCACATCCTGCCAGCGCAAGCAGCACGGCTAGCACCCTTGCCCGCGGAATGACAAATATTATTATCGCTGCGAGCAAAAACAATATGATCTGTAAAAACTCCATAAGCCCTCCTTTGAGTAGTTTTACTTAAATAAATTTATTACTTTTTATATTAATAAATTATTAAAATAATAAGCAAAAAAGCCTATTTTTAAATATTATTTTTTAAATTTAATATACTAAAAATAGGCTTTTAAATAATCAAATTCAAATAAATATGATAAAAATACCGTATTTTACTTAAAATATAAAATTAAATATAAATATTAATAAATTTATATTTATAATTCATAAATCCTAAGCTAGTATTTGACTTTTTAAAATTTAAACGCTAATATCAAGGCTTTAAATTTTTAAAGGAGAGAGTATGTCATATCCAAAATGCCCAAAATGCAACAGTGAGTACACCTACCTTGACGGCGAGCTTTTCGTATGCCCTGAGTGTGCACACGAGTGGAAAGACGATAGCGAAAAAAGTGAACTAATAGTAAAAGACGCAAATGGTACACAGTTAGCCGACGGCGATAGTGTAGTATTAATAAAAGATCTAAAATCGCGCGGCACAACGCTAAAACAAGGCACAAAAATAAAAAGCATAAAACTGCAAGATAAAGACCATAACATAGCCTGTAAAATCGACGGCAGTGCGTGGGAACTAAAGTCTGAATTTGTCAAAAAGGCGTGATTTAAATTTGCTACATTTTAAAATGTAGCAAATTTAAATCTAAACCAGACCAATACCCTTTATAAAATCAGCGTCTTTTTTAGAGCTAGATAGCATAAAAGAACTTAACATTTTCTCTTGAGTTTCTGCAGAACAGTATATTTTTAATTTTCTTTTTGCTCTAGTAATTGCAGTGTAAAAAATGTTGTGTGTTATCTGCTCACCCACTTCATCGGTAATTACTATTTTTACAGAATCATACTCCAAACCCTGAGATTTATGAATGGAAACTGCATATGATATTGAAAAAGGAACGCTTTTTATAGCATCGTCGCTATCGCTGTCTATTATTTTATTTACGCTAAATCCAACAATACTTTTACCATTTGAAACAGATATTAATTTTAGCTCTTGAGTAAGCCCTATATCTGCTATAATCTTATCCACCTCAACTTCAAAATATACCTCGTGTTCTCTGTCTTGTATAAATTTAATAGCCCCTTTTAAATTATTATGAAGCACTGTTGAGAAAATATTATTTTCATTAAACACCACTGGATCATTTTCCTTAAAAATCCAAATACCCCAAGCTACAGTATTAGATTTGTTCGCACTTTGTAAAAAATGATTAATATTATTTACTCCGTATAACCCATCGTAATTTAAACAAAGGACTATCTCATCATCAAAATCTTTATTAAAAATATCATCTCCTAGCTCAAAAACGTAATTATACGTTGCCATAAGTTCAGCTATACATTTATTATCCCTTACATTGCTCCAAAAATCAAGCAAGTTTTTATCATCGCTTCTGTAAGGATTTTTTAGCTCATAAATACAGTGTTTTGGCAGAAAATACCTAAGCACATCAAACCAGTTTCCATATTTTATAGCTTCTATTTGATATGTATCGCCAGATAAAATCAAAAGATTAAATTTAGCCTTTTTTAAAATTTTAACCATATCTTCGTTGCTAACAGTACTGCACTCATCTATAAATAATATATCACACTCTATTTCTTGGTTCTTTTTGTCTAAAAACTTAGAAATAGTCTTTGTATTTTTATTATTCCCTGATACTTTTGTCTTTAAATTTTCCACCGCTGGATTTGTCTGAGCTAAATAAATTTTATCTTTATCAAAAAATATCTCAGATATATATCTTAATAGCGTAGATTTGCCAGTTCCAGCCGCTCCACACACAAAAGCAACTCTTGATTTTGTAAAAATATTTTGCAATGTTTCCTTTTTATAGCTATCATCTATATCATTTTCATCAAGCCACCTCTTTGCCAAATCAACATACCCCATAACACCATTAGTACAAAATTTTTTTATTGTATTAATAACATCTACTATATTATCTTCGTATCCTTTTATAAAAATTTTATTATTACGGATGCAAAGCTCTCTATTTTTATGTGTTTTATATAATTTGCTATTAAATTCTTTAATTAATTTTTCAATATCTTGCGCACCTAGTGTATCTTTGGCTTCTTGGACGTCTGTATAAAGCTGCTTATTTATTTCTGCATTATTTAATATCTTTCTTGCTAAAAATTCACACCTTCTGTTTTCATAATCTATACATTTTAATAAATCTTTTAATTTTGGATTATGCTTAATAAGCGATGTAGCAAACGGCATTTGATCAAACGGAATAACACCGTTTGTAAGGTAAAGATTGTTTATCAAATTATTTTCTTGTGATTGCCACTGATTTTTTATTACTTTATTTTTCATAGTAAAAAGCAAATACCTAATTATATTTGCGCTAGATTTCTTCTTTAAAACAATATCTCTACATTTGTCTAAAATATTTAAAAAAGTAATAGCAATTTTCTTATCATCAATATGATTTTTAAATCTCAAATACTCATCATCATTCATAAGAACAATATCAAGGAGATTGCTGCCCGTATTAGATATATATTTAGAGATTCTTTCACACTCTGTTTTGCCTATATTTTTTGAATTTGAAAAAATATAGGCAAAATTTTTATATTCACAATATCTTATAGATACTTCCATATTGTATATTATATTTATTGGCATAGTCTTATTTAAAATAGAAACACCATCTTTTAATATGCTTGCAGAAATAGAATAGTTTCTAGGCGGCTCTTCTTTGCTAAATGCTATTATTCTATCAAATTTGCTAGCATTGTCTGTAGCTATACTCAAAGATATCTCATAAAATAAAACATCATTGAGCACAATAGGCTTTACTTTGTGTATATAAAATCTATCCCTCCTACTCTCTGGAATAAGCCTAAAATTATTCAATCTATCAAATATTTTTTCATAATACTCAGTAAACTTAGGATCTAAGTCTAATGGAAATAAATTTAAATTATGTAGTATTTTTATATTATATTTTTCTGAAAAAATATTTTTTAATCTTACTAAATAAGAATAATATTTAAGCATTAACCTTTGGGAATTATCTTCCGTTTGTATATAATGGGATGTAACAATTTGCAAATAATGATGAAAGTCGCTTAAAAACCTAAACTCTTTTTTTAAATTTTTTATCTTACTTGGTGCACATTTTATATTATAATATTTTATTTCAGCACCTAATTTCTGTTCTTTTGCACAGATATATAAGCTTACATATTCTACGAATGTTCTTAGATTACCCAGTATGTTTTGGGCTAAAAAGCCTCTTTCATTAGAACTTTTATCAATATTTTTGCATATATTTTTATCTAAATCATAAATTTTACTCAATAAATTATCCATATACCAATCCTTAATAATAATTATCAAATTAGTATATTATATCTATATAAAAATTTAATTAAATCTCACCCTATCCCAAGCTCCTGCGCTAGGTATTTGCCTGTGTAGCTGCCAGTTTTTTCCCACTCACGAGCAACCTTTGCTACGCTACCTTTAGCTATTACCTTGCCGCCCTTTGCACCGCCCTCTGGCCCCATGTCGATTAGGTAGTCGCAGTTTTTTATCACGTCCAAATTATGCTCAATCACCAGCACCGAGTTGCCAAGCTCCACTAGGTGATGCAGTACCCTTACTAGCCTATCCACATCGGCAAAGTGAAGTCCAGTCGTCGGCTCATCGAGTACATATAGCGTCTTTCCAGTATCACTCCTACTTAGCTCTTTGGCTAGCTTTACACGCTGCGCCTCGCCTCCACTAAGCGTCGTAGCGTTTTGCCCCAGCGTGATATATCCTAGCCCCACATCAGATAGCGTCTTTAGCTTTTGTTTTATCTTTGGCACCGCTGCAAAAAACTCAAGCGCCTCGTCTATACTCATATTTAGCACGTCGCTTATATTTTTGCCCTTGTATAAAATTTCAAGCGTCTGGGGATTATACCGCTTGCCAGCACATGCGTCACAGATGACATTTATATCGGGCAGAAAGTGCATCTCTATCTTTAGCTCACCCTCGCCCTGGCACTTCTCACAACGCCCACCACGCACGTTAAAGCTAAACCGCCCTATCTTATACCCACGCAGCTTTGCCTCCTTTGTCTCAGCAAAGATAGAGCGTATATCATCCATTACACCCGTGTATGTGGCTGGATTTGAGCGTGGGGTGCGCCCTATGGGGCTTTGATCTAGGTAGATTACCTTATCGCACTGATCAAGCCCATCTAGCTGCACGCCTTTTACCTTTTTTACCTTTTTGGCGTGATTTAGCGCTTCAAGCGCATTTGGCAGTAGCGTTTGAAGTATCAGCGAGCTTTTACCACTGCCACTAACACCTGTAATGCCTACGAGATTTCGTAATGGGAATTTAACACTTAGATTTTGTATATTAT belongs to Campylobacter sp. 19-13652 and includes:
- a CDS encoding 2-isopropylmalate synthase, coding for MNDKIIIFDTTLRDGEQSPGASMNTAEKLRVAMQLERLGVDVIEAGFAAASPGDFEAVSQIAKQASTIKVCSLSRATQNDIKAAGEALVHAKNRRIHTFIATSPIHMEYKLKMTPNEVIKRAVEAVEYARTFCDDVEFSCEDAGRSDISFLKEITDAVIAAGASTINLPDTVGYRLPHELSQMIATMVEFVNNRAIISVHNHNDLGLATANSLACIQAGARQVECTINGIGERAGNAALEEIVMALKTRADIFAPLHTGIITKEIYPTSRLIASITGIEPQPNKAIVGKNAFAHESGIHQDGMLKHRQTYEIISAADIGIEADTLVLGKHSGRHAFKDKLARLGYELSEEALNEAFDKFKLLADKKKEVFDDDIREIVANEFIKIDEVYELVSLSAAGSNKAHTSAAITIKNEGELKSDASLGNGVMDAIFKAIDRSTGTKGVLKDYQVRAVSSGKDAMAKVTVKVKFEGAKTVTGHGLDVDTATASAKAYLNALNSYLCKA
- the nrfD gene encoding NrfD/PsrC family molybdoenzyme membrane anchor subunit; translation: MQQEIWGFMIVLYLFLGGLGAGAFAFGLLAERGLLGEVSEDFSKRAFFITPYLIGVGILLLLFDLATLNPFKILNLLFHPYSMMSLGTWVLACFWLFSIFYSRLRGFGWAWILGLLLSVATMGYTGLLLYAVRAFSLWHNAFLPLLFVLSALSSGLALCLIYELKSKASLPTRLKNISLVLAFCELAVAGLWLFGASATDAGYASVVAILSGEFWLMFWFGFVGLGVVVPLLASFGGFRLGRFSVSVLACECAVIAASLCLRAVAVYAAVSVY
- a CDS encoding molecular chaperone, coding for MNNLATLVLAEDIFRRIFLLPIDKSLLASLSSLCAGLEGSSLDNMGQFFSQLSLSDERADEFRWEFNELFLFKPKAIPYESAYFGQGLFSQRCASVRQSYERAGIRRAGGEYADDYVGYELEFLHFLGLKALSCDKVALGARREFISQHCGLWFSQFALNIKAANPSPEWLEFAQLFATYSEILTAQGE
- a CDS encoding 4Fe-4S dicluster domain-containing protein, encoding MAQKLGFIFDQNFCIGCKACEISCQVYHNQDPEINWRKVDTIEIYEHSRQKEIYLTHSYHHCDDPACLNVCPVGAYEKLSNGIVNTIHSRCIGCGYCLLACPYGAISKGKDGKAQKCNLCAERLERGELPACVQGCPCDVLKIGDISLADNEGLQKQMSGFKYLFTKPNVRFYPRIKLSYE
- a CDS encoding molybdopterin dinucleotide binding domain-containing protein, producing MPDLAPKDKNGKKIERQSINYVEFGKGIQKQGATSFGVPIKTPIRACINYNSNLMVTAPNTELIKKRVMDEDFFLVTIDPYFTDTCDVSDYVLPGVTFMESEDIQNDQISGYVCYNAQAVKPLGEAKTNLEFFNALAKAMGYTEKCFTWNSEAVCRKFLNTPFARSQNITYEKLKKIGWIKPMRTPQTMKELFPYYPYSPSDDLKFKTESGKCELYSKTFKDAGYHPVIDLKDDWDYYKEHKDFGEKYLQKYPLYFMTPGTQLQDNSNWGNMPYITKRVIRNGNAEIFMHADDMKARGINDGDTIEATNEKGTAIFTAVATTQVKPGICYAWNNIWLKPTKSGTGANTLCSDGISDLGQGSTYTASFIQVRRAKKQYRG
- a CDS encoding molybdopterin-dependent oxidoreductase, translated to MQRREFLKTAAITATACSTPELFGLEQFEADFSPAPAGKNAQYHHLTCPRNCRDACALIAQVEDGKMTGITGDPAHPLTQGTACVKGHTYAMHLYNYDRVMYPMKRVGKKGSGKWERISWDRALSEIAAKLKEIKAKYGGEALTEFVYSGNEGHISKTIAPGNFFEKYGATRLVRNPCDWPRYVGTPSVIGTDFSKDALEIDESDMYISWGSNEAYTAVHWVKFAHRVKKKGGKIIVINSVRVPMANQADMFIQLRPSSDPAFCLAVCKFLIEEELYDKEFVAKYAMGFDELVKECSLYTYGELAAMCGVSVDEIKVFAREYAKAKAPAIMHGDGGQRHFNGARLVRAVTFLPVLVVR
- a CDS encoding disulfide bond formation protein B encodes the protein MSYENMATQELLASERRLLNLISIAVLGLIILPVGIACVVLGFGLGDSPCIMCWAERITMIAIALVGLFILRYGIKKIYLVSLMLLACWGLFNGLLHYSIDGLWGGYLDIGQGFGLKILGAHTQFWVMVVDFCVLVFLALILLFTPNLGQMMAKSEAGQYGRYLGLNRLSKSAFIAFIIITSLNALQAYITSGYPPFLASSTPARMSLDPQKWFWEQDHWQSEADWRADWNPDLPDLPK
- a CDS encoding zinc ribbon domain-containing protein YjdM, with product MSYPKCPKCNSEYTYLDGELFVCPECAHEWKDDSEKSELIVKDANGTQLADGDSVVLIKDLKSRGTTLKQGTKIKSIKLQDKDHNIACKIDGSAWELKSEFVKKA
- a CDS encoding ATP-dependent RecD-like DNA helicase, which translates into the protein MDNLLSKIYDLDKNICKNIDKSSNERGFLAQNILGNLRTFVEYVSLYICAKEQKLGAEIKYYNIKCAPSKIKNLKKEFRFLSDFHHYLQIVTSHYIQTEDNSQRLMLKYYSYLVRLKNIFSEKYNIKILHNLNLFPLDLDPKFTEYYEKIFDRLNNFRLIPESRRDRFYIHKVKPIVLNDVLFYEISLSIATDNASKFDRIIAFSKEEPPRNYSISASILKDGVSILNKTMPINIIYNMEVSIRYCEYKNFAYIFSNSKNIGKTECERISKYISNTGSNLLDIVLMNDDEYLRFKNHIDDKKIAITFLNILDKCRDIVLKKKSSANIIRYLLFTMKNKVIKNQWQSQENNLINNLYLTNGVIPFDQMPFATSLIKHNPKLKDLLKCIDYENRRCEFLARKILNNAEINKQLYTDVQEAKDTLGAQDIEKLIKEFNSKLYKTHKNRELCIRNNKIFIKGYEDNIVDVINTIKKFCTNGVMGYVDLAKRWLDENDIDDSYKKETLQNIFTKSRVAFVCGAAGTGKSTLLRYISEIFFDKDKIYLAQTNPAVENLKTKVSGNNKNTKTISKFLDKKNQEIECDILFIDECSTVSNEDMVKILKKAKFNLLILSGDTYQIEAIKYGNWFDVLRYFLPKHCIYELKNPYRSDDKNLLDFWSNVRDNKCIAELMATYNYVFELGDDIFNKDFDDEIVLCLNYDGLYGVNNINHFLQSANKSNTVAWGIWIFKENDPVVFNENNIFSTVLHNNLKGAIKFIQDREHEVYFEVEVDKIIADIGLTQELKLISVSNGKSIVGFSVNKIIDSDSDDAIKSVPFSISYAVSIHKSQGLEYDSVKIVITDEVGEQITHNIFYTAITRAKRKLKIYCSAETQEKMLSSFMLSSSKKDADFIKGIGLV